One genomic window of Vibrio parahaemolyticus includes the following:
- the gltB gene encoding glutamate synthase large subunit, with translation MVDREQNSQGLYTPELEHDACGIGFVAHLKNRKSHEVVTQALDMLARMEHRGGQGCDPCSGDGAGILLQKPHEFLLEEAVKLGIKLPSFEKYGVGVVLFPKDEYKREQCRDILERNAKRLDLEVIGYRVLPTDNSMIGADPLSTEPQFEHVFISGGPGITPEELERKLYVLRNYTVRVCLESVSNIGDDFYINSMSYKTLVYKGQLTTEQVPQYFLDLQNPTMVTALALVHSRFSTNTFPKWRLAQPFRYIAHNGEINTVRGNLNWMKAREAILESDLFTQAEIDMLLPICQEGSSDSSNFDMALELLVLSGRSLPHALMMMIPEAWQENKNMDPKRRAFYQYHANIMEPWDGPASVCFTDGVQVGATLDRNGLRPSRYTVTKDNFLVMASESGVVDIAPENVEFRGRLQPGRIFVADLEQGRIISDEEVKDTIATAQPYEKWVEENLLSLKKLPDASNQFSQPKPEHLLHRQQAFGVSTEEVNEIIVPMANEGKEPLSAMGADWPLAVLSHQSQHLSNYFKQLFAQVTNPPIDPIRERMVMSLNTYLGKDQNLLTETPLHCQKVELESPVLANSELEKLRAIDNEHLQAKTLDIVFQASEDQGKLERALKRICQYAEDAVIDGYSIILLTDRAVNSNHAAIPAMLAVGAVHHHLIRKGLRAKCDIVVETGDARETHHFATLLGYGANAVNPYLVIETIIELQRTKKLDPEANPRDLFNNYRKAINGGLLKIFSKMGISTLQSYHGAQIFEALGIHKSVVDKYFTGTVSRIQGLTLDDIAKEVLIRHRIGYPQREIPIQMLDVGGVYQWKQRGEKHLFNPETISLLQQSTRNKDYEQFKQYASAVDKQGDNAVTLRSQLEFIKNPAGSISIDEVEPIESIVKRFATGAMSFGSISYEAHSTLAVAMNRLGAKSNSGEGGEDPMRFERKENGDWERSAIKQVASGRFGVTSYYLTNAEELQIKMAQGAKPGEGGQLPGDKVDDWIGATRHSTPGVGLISPPPHHDIYSIEDLAQLIYDLKNANRAGRVNVKLVSEAGVGTIASGVAKAKADVVLIAGFDGGTGASPMSSIRHTGLPWELGLAETHQTLLKNGLRNRIVVQADGQMKTPRDLAVATLLGAEEWGVATAALVVEGCIMMRKCHKNTCPVGIATQNKTLRERFDGRVEDVVTFFQYMAQGLREIMAELGFRTIDEMVGQGQKLKVRQDVSHWKYKNLDLSPVLHVEQPREADGVFNQAQQNHNLEAVLDRKLIQAAIPALEKGEAVNADFPIVNTDRSVGTMLSNEISKVYKDQGLPQPMNVKFKGSAGQSFGAFLAKGVKFEVEGDANDYWGKGLSGGTLVLYPDAKSSIVAEDNIVVGNVCFYGATSGESFIRGMAGERFCVRNSGAKVVVEGVGDHGCEYMTGGAAIILGSTGRNFAAGMSGGVAYVWDKSGDFESKLNPELVDLDPIEQEDKDLLLDMLTKHVQFTGSEVAQSFLDNFEASLASMVKVMPRDYKAVLQKRKAEEAQSQGNETQAEAV, from the coding sequence ATGGTAGATAGAGAGCAAAATTCACAGGGTCTATACACTCCGGAATTGGAGCATGACGCTTGTGGTATCGGTTTTGTTGCTCACCTTAAAAACCGTAAATCTCATGAAGTAGTGACTCAAGCATTGGATATGCTGGCTCGCATGGAACACCGTGGCGGTCAAGGTTGTGACCCATGCAGCGGTGACGGTGCGGGTATTTTGTTGCAAAAACCTCATGAATTCCTATTAGAAGAGGCCGTTAAACTAGGCATTAAACTGCCTTCGTTTGAAAAGTATGGCGTTGGTGTCGTTCTTTTCCCAAAAGACGAATACAAACGCGAACAATGCCGTGACATTTTAGAGCGTAATGCCAAACGCTTAGATCTCGAAGTCATCGGCTACCGCGTATTACCAACCGACAACTCCATGATTGGTGCCGACCCTCTAAGCACAGAGCCTCAATTTGAGCACGTGTTTATCTCCGGCGGTCCTGGCATCACACCTGAAGAGCTAGAACGCAAACTTTACGTACTTCGTAATTACACCGTACGCGTTTGCCTAGAAAGCGTTTCGAACATTGGTGACGACTTCTACATTAACTCAATGTCTTACAAGACATTGGTGTACAAAGGTCAGTTAACGACCGAGCAAGTGCCTCAGTACTTCCTTGATCTGCAAAACCCGACCATGGTGACCGCTCTGGCACTGGTACACTCTCGTTTCTCTACCAATACCTTCCCGAAATGGCGTCTTGCACAGCCTTTCCGTTACATCGCTCACAACGGTGAAATCAACACAGTTCGCGGTAACTTGAACTGGATGAAAGCCCGTGAAGCGATCCTAGAATCAGACCTGTTTACTCAGGCTGAAATCGACATGCTTCTTCCTATCTGTCAGGAAGGCAGCTCGGATTCATCAAACTTTGATATGGCACTTGAGCTCCTAGTTCTTTCTGGTCGTAGCCTGCCACATGCCTTAATGATGATGATCCCTGAAGCATGGCAAGAAAATAAAAACATGGATCCTAAGCGTCGCGCGTTTTACCAGTACCACGCAAACATCATGGAACCGTGGGATGGCCCGGCATCTGTCTGCTTTACCGATGGTGTTCAAGTAGGTGCTACGCTCGACCGCAACGGTCTACGCCCTTCTCGCTACACAGTGACCAAAGATAACTTCCTAGTCATGGCATCAGAATCTGGCGTAGTGGATATTGCACCAGAGAACGTAGAGTTCCGTGGTCGTCTGCAACCAGGTCGTATCTTCGTTGCGGATCTAGAGCAAGGTCGCATCATTTCTGATGAAGAAGTGAAAGACACCATCGCAACGGCACAACCTTACGAGAAGTGGGTAGAAGAAAACCTACTGAGCTTGAAGAAGCTGCCTGATGCGAGCAACCAGTTCAGCCAACCTAAGCCAGAACATCTTCTACACCGTCAACAAGCGTTTGGCGTAAGTACTGAAGAAGTGAACGAAATCATCGTTCCAATGGCAAATGAAGGTAAAGAACCACTATCTGCAATGGGGGCTGACTGGCCGCTGGCCGTGCTGTCACACCAGTCGCAACATCTTTCAAACTACTTCAAGCAGTTGTTTGCGCAGGTAACCAACCCACCGATCGACCCGATCCGTGAGCGTATGGTAATGTCGCTGAATACTTACTTGGGTAAAGACCAAAACCTTCTGACTGAAACGCCACTTCACTGTCAGAAAGTGGAATTGGAATCGCCAGTTCTGGCTAACTCTGAGCTTGAGAAGCTGCGTGCAATCGACAATGAGCACCTGCAAGCCAAAACGCTGGATATCGTATTCCAAGCCAGTGAAGACCAAGGCAAGCTTGAGCGCGCACTAAAACGTATCTGCCAATACGCCGAAGATGCGGTTATCGATGGTTACTCAATCATCCTTCTAACTGACCGTGCAGTGAACTCAAACCACGCAGCGATCCCAGCAATGCTGGCAGTTGGTGCAGTACATCACCATTTGATCCGTAAAGGTCTACGAGCGAAGTGTGACATCGTGGTTGAAACAGGTGACGCGCGTGAAACGCACCACTTTGCAACGCTACTTGGTTACGGTGCAAATGCGGTTAACCCTTACCTAGTGATTGAAACCATCATTGAACTTCAACGCACTAAGAAGTTGGATCCAGAAGCGAACCCTCGCGATCTGTTCAACAACTACCGTAAAGCGATCAATGGCGGTCTTCTGAAGATCTTCTCGAAGATGGGTATCTCAACCCTGCAGTCGTACCATGGCGCGCAAATCTTCGAAGCATTGGGTATCCACAAGTCAGTGGTAGACAAATACTTCACTGGTACGGTTTCTCGCATCCAAGGTTTGACTCTGGATGACATCGCGAAAGAAGTGTTGATCCGCCACCGCATCGGTTACCCACAACGCGAAATCCCAATTCAAATGCTGGATGTGGGAGGTGTTTACCAGTGGAAACAACGTGGTGAGAAACACCTATTCAACCCAGAAACGATCTCTCTACTCCAGCAATCAACTCGCAACAAAGATTACGAGCAGTTCAAGCAGTATGCGAGTGCCGTCGATAAACAAGGTGACAACGCGGTAACGCTACGTAGCCAACTGGAATTCATCAAGAACCCTGCGGGCTCTATCTCTATCGATGAAGTAGAACCAATCGAAAGCATCGTGAAACGCTTCGCGACAGGTGCAATGTCATTCGGTTCTATTTCTTACGAAGCTCACTCCACACTGGCTGTTGCGATGAACCGTCTTGGCGCGAAATCGAACTCTGGTGAAGGTGGTGAAGACCCAATGCGCTTTGAGCGCAAAGAAAATGGTGATTGGGAACGCTCTGCAATCAAACAGGTGGCTTCTGGCCGTTTCGGCGTAACCTCTTACTACCTAACTAACGCTGAAGAGCTGCAAATCAAAATGGCTCAAGGCGCGAAGCCGGGTGAAGGTGGTCAGCTACCAGGTGATAAAGTGGATGACTGGATCGGTGCCACTCGTCACTCGACTCCAGGCGTCGGTCTGATCTCACCACCGCCACACCACGATATCTACTCAATCGAAGATTTGGCTCAGCTGATCTACGATTTGAAAAACGCCAACCGCGCTGGTCGTGTAAACGTGAAACTGGTATCGGAAGCGGGCGTAGGTACGATCGCATCTGGTGTAGCGAAAGCGAAAGCGGACGTAGTACTGATCGCTGGTTTCGATGGCGGTACCGGTGCTTCACCAATGTCTTCTATTCGTCACACCGGCCTTCCTTGGGAGCTAGGTTTGGCAGAAACCCACCAAACGCTACTGAAGAACGGCCTACGTAACCGTATCGTTGTTCAAGCAGATGGTCAGATGAAGACACCTCGTGACCTTGCAGTCGCAACACTACTAGGTGCAGAAGAATGGGGCGTAGCAACCGCCGCATTGGTGGTTGAAGGCTGTATCATGATGCGTAAGTGTCATAAGAACACCTGTCCTGTTGGTATCGCGACTCAAAACAAAACACTTCGCGAGCGCTTTGATGGTCGCGTAGAAGACGTCGTAACCTTCTTCCAATACATGGCTCAAGGTCTGCGAGAAATCATGGCTGAACTTGGCTTCCGCACTATCGATGAGATGGTAGGGCAAGGTCAAAAACTGAAAGTTCGCCAAGACGTTTCTCATTGGAAATACAAGAACCTGGATCTATCTCCTGTACTTCATGTTGAACAGCCTCGCGAAGCTGATGGCGTGTTTAACCAAGCGCAGCAGAACCACAACCTTGAAGCAGTACTAGACCGTAAGCTGATTCAAGCCGCAATTCCAGCTCTAGAAAAAGGTGAAGCAGTAAATGCTGACTTCCCTATCGTTAACACAGACCGCTCTGTCGGAACCATGCTGTCTAACGAAATTTCGAAAGTGTACAAAGACCAAGGTCTACCTCAACCAATGAATGTCAAATTCAAAGGCTCTGCGGGCCAATCTTTCGGCGCGTTCCTCGCTAAGGGCGTGAAGTTCGAAGTGGAAGGTGATGCAAACGACTACTGGGGTAAAGGCTTATCTGGCGGTACTTTAGTGCTCTACCCTGACGCGAAATCCAGTATTGTCGCTGAAGACAACATCGTAGTTGGTAACGTATGTTTCTACGGTGCAACTTCGGGTGAGTCTTTCATTCGCGGTATGGCAGGTGAGCGTTTCTGTGTTCGTAACTCAGGCGCGAAAGTGGTTGTAGAAGGTGTCGGTGACCACGGTTGTGAATACATGACGGGCGGTGCAGCCATCATCCTTGGTTCAACAGGTCGTAACTTTGCTGCAGGTATGAGTGGCGGCGTGGCTTACGTATGGGATAAATCAGGTGACTTTGAGTCGAAACTAAACCCAGAGCTGGTTGACCTAGACCCAATCGAGCAAGAAGACAAAGATCTATTACTCGACATGCTAACCAAGCATGTTCAATTCACAGGAAGTGAAGTCGCTCAGTCTTTCCTAGATAACTTTGAAGCAAGCCTAGCCTCTATGGTTAAGGTGATGCCGCGTGACTACAAAGCGGTTCTTCAAAAGCGTAAAGCTGAGGAGGCTCAGTCTCAAGGAAATGAAACTCAAGCGGAGGCAGTGTAA
- a CDS encoding TIGR01212 family radical SAM protein (This family includes YhcC from E. coli K-12, an uncharacterized radical SAM protein.), whose translation MQLHELVNTLGQDLQRRYGEKVHKLTLHGGFSCPNRDGTIGRGGCTFCNVASFADEEVQIKSIHEQLKDRAGEIHRAKKYLAYFQAYTSTYAEVQVLKNMYEEALKAADIVGLCVGTRPDCVPDSVLDLLSDYVNQGYEIWLELGLQTANNDTLKRINRGHDFECYAEITQRARALGIKVCTHLIVGLPKETRDDNIETLQKVLAVGTDGIKLHGLHIVEGSTMAKAWRAGRLEAPGLEEYVAIASEMIRMTPADVVFHRVSSAARRPTLLSPLWCENRWLAMTEIGRALNKDGAQGSLIGKPFIYTKPELKADCSINN comes from the coding sequence ATGCAGTTACATGAGTTGGTCAATACACTAGGCCAAGATCTTCAGCGTCGTTACGGCGAAAAAGTCCATAAGCTGACTTTACATGGTGGCTTTAGTTGCCCAAACCGCGACGGCACGATTGGCCGAGGTGGTTGTACATTTTGTAATGTGGCTTCGTTTGCTGACGAAGAAGTACAAATCAAAAGTATTCATGAACAGTTGAAAGATCGTGCTGGGGAAATCCATCGAGCGAAGAAATATCTGGCGTATTTTCAGGCTTACACCAGTACTTATGCAGAAGTACAAGTACTGAAAAATATGTATGAAGAAGCGCTCAAAGCTGCTGATATTGTGGGTTTGTGTGTGGGAACTCGCCCAGACTGTGTGCCTGACTCGGTATTGGATTTGCTGTCAGATTATGTAAACCAAGGTTATGAAATTTGGCTCGAGCTAGGTCTTCAAACTGCAAATAACGATACGCTCAAACGCATCAACCGCGGACATGATTTTGAATGTTATGCGGAGATCACTCAGCGAGCTCGAGCCTTAGGGATCAAAGTTTGTACTCATTTGATTGTTGGATTACCGAAAGAAACCCGCGACGATAATATTGAAACGCTGCAAAAAGTGTTGGCCGTGGGCACTGATGGCATCAAGTTACATGGCCTGCATATTGTGGAAGGCAGTACGATGGCGAAAGCTTGGAGAGCTGGTAGATTAGAAGCTCCTGGATTGGAAGAATATGTTGCGATTGCCAGTGAAATGATTCGTATGACGCCCGCTGATGTTGTGTTTCATCGTGTCTCTTCCGCAGCTCGTCGTCCAACGTTGTTGTCCCCGCTTTGGTGTGAAAACCGTTGGTTAGCCATGACTGAAATTGGTCGCGCATTAAATAAAGATGGCGCTCAAGGCAGTTTAATAGGAAAGCCTTTTATCTACACGAAGCCGGAATTAAAAGCAGATTGCTCAATAAATAACTGA
- a CDS encoding sensor domain-containing diguanylate cyclase, whose protein sequence is MDQLLNWLWNGQESYGYIVLLSIVSAIAIALIYFRFQNALKQLITDSPYPVLVLDASHGQILLSNQAAMQLLGIRSLGTGFLYPALFELHKLSSLLDSFSSRYFRHQVFDWRLSENESIKVELSGRKSLLRGHRVWIMYAQPYQVTLQEQQQELAQLEMARSALDSLSELICLQDCQGNLLTTNRAFDQFWEGRREEAITATASRVATRKSERKWTTDTQGRSCLLEVNLSSLVSPSGELLGTLSISHDVTEWHKIQQNLRDEMERRKDTEVALAQRDTILQTILDASPDSIGIFNENMVYQACNKPFVNALGISEVSDLIGKRLQDVIPVEMYTRLETSDLHALRQAEPVRYIDKVVSSDGHITWFDVVKSPFKDKASGTNGVLIMARDISERYLAEQKLEQANLELEKLSFMDSLTQVANRRRFDERLHVLWYHHIREKLPLTIMLCDIDFFKDYNDCYGHQQGDEALIRVAAVFKQVVNRSSDCVARYGGEEFGFILPNTTTEGAEQVAQRIHQQIRQLDMEHGSSEASEHLSVSIGFVSYVPQHGDEPEMGIAMADSALYQAKADGRNRTCIHPSSF, encoded by the coding sequence ATGGATCAGTTACTTAATTGGCTTTGGAATGGGCAGGAGAGTTATGGATATATTGTCCTGCTATCGATAGTCAGTGCGATTGCGATAGCACTTATCTACTTTCGTTTCCAAAACGCACTTAAGCAGCTTATTACTGATTCGCCTTATCCAGTGCTGGTGCTAGATGCCAGCCATGGACAAATCCTACTTTCGAATCAAGCAGCGATGCAGTTGCTTGGCATTCGCTCACTGGGTACAGGCTTTTTGTACCCAGCTTTGTTTGAGCTTCACAAACTTTCTTCGTTGCTAGATAGTTTTTCCAGTCGCTATTTCCGTCACCAAGTCTTTGATTGGCGTTTATCTGAAAACGAATCTATTAAGGTTGAATTGTCCGGCCGAAAGAGTTTGCTACGTGGTCATCGTGTTTGGATCATGTACGCGCAACCTTATCAAGTCACTTTACAAGAGCAGCAGCAAGAGTTGGCGCAGTTAGAGATGGCTCGCTCAGCGCTAGATTCGCTGTCCGAGTTGATCTGCTTGCAAGATTGCCAAGGTAACTTATTGACGACGAATCGTGCCTTTGACCAGTTTTGGGAGGGGCGACGAGAAGAAGCCATCACTGCAACGGCGAGCCGAGTCGCTACCCGTAAAAGTGAACGAAAATGGACGACGGACACGCAAGGTCGCAGCTGCTTGCTTGAAGTGAATTTAAGCTCATTAGTATCGCCAAGTGGTGAGCTACTCGGAACGTTGTCTATTAGTCACGATGTGACGGAGTGGCATAAGATTCAGCAAAACTTACGTGATGAAATGGAACGTCGTAAAGACACTGAAGTCGCCTTGGCTCAACGTGACACCATTCTTCAAACAATCTTAGATGCAAGCCCTGACTCTATCGGTATTTTTAATGAGAATATGGTGTACCAAGCGTGCAATAAGCCATTTGTAAACGCTTTAGGTATATCTGAAGTTTCTGATTTGATTGGTAAGCGTCTTCAAGATGTCATTCCCGTTGAAATGTACACGCGGTTGGAAACGAGCGACCTACATGCTCTACGACAAGCGGAACCGGTAAGGTATATCGATAAGGTCGTGAGTAGTGATGGCCATATTACGTGGTTTGATGTGGTGAAATCGCCGTTTAAAGACAAGGCATCGGGTACGAATGGCGTTCTTATCATGGCGCGTGATATTTCAGAGCGTTATCTCGCCGAGCAAAAACTTGAACAAGCGAACCTTGAACTTGAGAAATTGAGTTTTATGGACAGCTTGACGCAAGTGGCGAATAGACGCCGATTTGATGAACGTCTTCATGTACTTTGGTATCACCACATTCGTGAAAAATTGCCTTTGACTATCATGTTGTGCGACATCGACTTCTTTAAAGATTACAACGACTGTTACGGACACCAACAAGGCGACGAGGCGTTGATTCGTGTCGCGGCGGTCTTCAAGCAAGTGGTCAACCGTTCTTCAGACTGCGTGGCTCGATACGGTGGTGAAGAATTTGGTTTTATCTTACCAAACACGACAACAGAAGGCGCAGAGCAAGTCGCTCAACGCATTCATCAACAAATTAGACAGCTTGATATGGAGCACGGTAGTTCGGAAGCTTCAGAGCACCTCAGTGTGAGTATCGGCTTTGTTTCTTACGTTCCTCAGCATGGTGATGAACCTGAAATGGGCATCGCTATGGCCGACAGTGCGCTATACCAGGCCAAAGCTGATGGCCGTAATCGCACCTGCATCCACCCTAGCTCCTTCTAG
- the arcB gene encoding aerobic respiration two-component sensor histidine kinase ArcB yields MKPMKNLAQYYVDLLVKLGIVRFSILLALALVALAVVVQVGITLALKGRVDDIDIVRSVFFGLLITPWAVYFLSVVVDQLEESRQRLTKLVSKLKDMRSRDQELNFQLQQNIEKLNLEIEERIKAEEAREEAMQDLENEVFQRERTQLELAERTALLRSFIDASPDLIYYRNADGVFSGCNRAMEELTGKKEHQLVGLSPWDVYSKEIAQPIVDTDQKVFSDNQAITYEQWLEYPDGRKHYFELRKVPFYSKDGRHLGLVGFGRDITERKRHEESLEKASRDKTTFISTISHELRTPLNGIVGLSRMLLDSPLTEEQRKHMQTINVSAITLGNIFNDIIDMDKFDRRKLELLPAPLNFEDFVAEIESISALMAEQKGLRFDLERLSDLPKAIEVDATRLRQVIWNLVSNAMKFTKEGGVVMTVSADVEEDFATIIMEVEDTGIGIPEAELDKIFAMYYQVKSGKDNLHAVGTGIGLAVSKQLINMMDGDITVTSEEGFGSTFTVSIHVPIVELEEPVIDAKRDNVHLNIFMVEDIELNVTVAKSLLESLGHSVTVAMTGEEALVNFVPDQYDLALLDIQLPDMTGFDVAKYYREHYDHLPPLVALTANVMKDRREYLENGMDDAISKPLAVHAIQSVIDKFFVDRVDKPAVIVKPEVKEEAAPSPVIETHLLDLDMLESYVDIVGVKPVYDSIKMFEDMMPDYIEVLDSNMTAKDQDGIVSEAHKIKGAAGSIGLKRIQSVAQKAQSPDMPAWWENISDWVEEIKNEYQNDIQVLKSWLDQRK; encoded by the coding sequence ATGAAGCCCATGAAAAATCTCGCCCAGTACTATGTAGACTTACTGGTGAAACTAGGGATTGTCCGTTTTTCAATTTTGTTAGCCCTAGCGCTGGTGGCACTTGCTGTCGTCGTACAAGTTGGTATCACTTTGGCTCTCAAAGGGCGCGTCGATGATATCGACATCGTACGTTCCGTTTTCTTTGGTTTGTTAATCACGCCTTGGGCCGTTTACTTCCTATCTGTGGTGGTTGATCAGTTAGAAGAGTCTCGTCAACGATTGACTAAGCTGGTTTCTAAATTGAAAGACATGCGTTCACGCGACCAAGAACTGAACTTCCAACTACAGCAGAATATCGAAAAGCTCAATCTAGAGATTGAAGAGCGGATTAAAGCGGAAGAAGCGCGTGAAGAGGCGATGCAGGATCTAGAGAATGAGGTTTTCCAGCGTGAGCGAACGCAATTAGAGTTAGCAGAGCGTACCGCTTTGTTACGTTCATTCATCGATGCGTCACCTGATTTGATTTATTACCGTAATGCCGATGGCGTCTTCTCTGGTTGTAACCGAGCGATGGAAGAGTTAACGGGCAAGAAAGAGCATCAACTTGTCGGTTTGAGCCCGTGGGATGTCTACAGTAAAGAAATTGCGCAACCAATCGTAGATACCGACCAAAAAGTCTTTAGCGACAACCAAGCGATCACTTACGAGCAATGGTTGGAATACCCTGATGGGCGAAAACACTATTTTGAATTGCGCAAAGTACCATTTTATAGCAAAGACGGTCGCCACTTAGGATTGGTTGGTTTTGGGCGAGATATTACTGAGCGTAAGCGTCATGAAGAATCTCTAGAAAAAGCCAGCCGAGATAAAACGACGTTTATCTCCACAATTAGCCATGAACTTCGCACACCGTTAAACGGTATTGTTGGCCTGAGTCGAATGTTGCTTGATAGCCCGCTGACGGAAGAGCAGCGTAAGCACATGCAGACGATCAACGTGAGTGCGATTACGTTGGGGAATATCTTCAATGACATCATCGATATGGACAAATTCGACCGTCGCAAGCTTGAGCTGTTACCTGCGCCATTGAACTTTGAAGACTTTGTCGCCGAGATAGAGAGTATTTCGGCGCTCATGGCGGAACAAAAAGGACTGCGTTTCGACTTAGAACGTTTGAGTGACCTACCAAAAGCGATCGAGGTGGATGCGACCCGTTTACGTCAGGTGATTTGGAACCTAGTCAGCAACGCGATGAAGTTCACCAAAGAAGGTGGCGTTGTGATGACAGTCAGCGCTGATGTCGAAGAAGACTTCGCGACTATCATTATGGAAGTCGAAGACACTGGCATCGGTATTCCTGAAGCTGAACTGGATAAGATTTTTGCTATGTATTATCAAGTTAAGTCGGGCAAAGACAACTTGCATGCAGTAGGTACAGGTATTGGGTTAGCGGTTTCGAAACAGCTGATCAATATGATGGATGGGGACATTACGGTCACAAGTGAAGAAGGCTTTGGTAGTACTTTTACTGTGTCGATTCACGTTCCTATTGTTGAACTCGAAGAGCCGGTAATCGATGCGAAGCGCGACAATGTGCATCTCAACATCTTTATGGTTGAAGACATTGAACTTAACGTGACGGTGGCTAAGTCGCTGCTAGAAAGTTTGGGGCATTCCGTGACGGTCGCGATGACTGGGGAAGAAGCGTTAGTCAACTTTGTGCCGGATCAATACGACCTTGCGCTGTTGGACATTCAACTGCCAGACATGACAGGGTTTGATGTGGCGAAGTACTACCGTGAGCATTATGACCACTTGCCTCCGTTGGTGGCGTTAACGGCGAACGTGATGAAAGATCGTCGAGAGTACTTAGAAAATGGAATGGATGACGCAATCAGTAAACCATTAGCTGTGCATGCTATTCAGTCAGTGATAGATAAGTTCTTTGTTGATCGAGTCGATAAACCCGCGGTGATTGTTAAGCCTGAAGTCAAGGAAGAAGCGGCGCCTTCTCCTGTGATTGAGACACATCTACTGGATCTAGATATGCTAGAGTCTTATGTGGATATTGTCGGCGTTAAACCCGTGTACGACAGCATCAAGATGTTTGAAGACATGATGCCAGATTACATTGAGGTATTAGACTCAAACATGACCGCAAAAGATCAGGATGGCATTGTTTCTGAAGCGCATAAAATCAAAGGTGCGGCGGGCTCTATTGGTCTTAAACGTATCCAAAGCGTTGCTCAAAAAGCGCAATCCCCGGATATGCCGGCATGGTGGGAAAATATTTCTGACTGGGTCGAAGAGATAAAGAATGAATACCAAAACGATATTCAGGTACTCAAAAGTTGGTTAGATCAAAGGAAATAA
- the arcA gene encoding two-component system response regulator ArcA: MQTPQILIVEDEQVTRNTLKSIFEAEGYAVFEASDGEEMHQVLSDNSINLVIMDINLPGKNGLLLARELREQANIALMFLTGRDNEVDKILGLEIGADDYITKPFNPRELTIRARNLLSRSMSTNAVQEEKRSVEKYEFNGWVLDINSRSLVSPAGDSYKLPRSEFRALLHFCENPGKIQTRADLLKKMTGRELKPHDRTVDVTIRRIRKHFESVSGTPEIIATIHGEGYRFCGDLED; encoded by the coding sequence ATGCAAACCCCGCAGATTCTTATCGTAGAAGATGAGCAAGTAACTCGTAACACTCTTAAGAGTATTTTTGAAGCAGAGGGATACGCTGTTTTTGAAGCCAGTGACGGTGAAGAGATGCACCAAGTGTTGTCTGACAACTCTATCAACTTGGTCATTATGGACATTAATCTTCCAGGCAAGAATGGTTTACTGTTAGCACGTGAACTACGTGAGCAAGCGAACATCGCTCTGATGTTCCTAACAGGCCGCGACAATGAAGTAGACAAGATCCTAGGTCTTGAAATTGGTGCTGATGACTACATCACAAAACCATTCAACCCACGTGAATTGACTATTCGTGCGCGCAACCTGCTAAGCCGCTCAATGAGCACTAACGCAGTTCAAGAAGAAAAGCGCTCAGTAGAAAAATACGAATTCAACGGTTGGGTGCTAGATATTAACAGCCGCTCACTAGTGAGCCCAGCTGGCGATAGCTACAAGCTGCCTCGTTCTGAATTCCGTGCACTTCTGCACTTCTGTGAGAACCCAGGTAAGATCCAAACACGTGCAGATCTTCTTAAGAAGATGACTGGACGTGAGCTTAAACCACATGACCGTACTGTCGACGTAACGATTCGCCGTATTCGTAAACACTTCGAATCAGTATCTGGTACGCCAGAAATCATCGCGACTATCCACGGTGAAGGCTACCGCTTCTGTGGTGACTTAGAAGACTAA
- a CDS encoding DUF3293 domain-containing protein: protein MIEKSNTNIDVSLWNAYSESFFHFEAEWHTSNYAVITAWNPYSNLRSKKENCISNQELEKQLKHANYVLVNVGDRSFEWCEESFAADISLEEAVRLAKVFQQNAIYYVIDGDLYLVACAAPSKKHWLGKINDRLV from the coding sequence ATGATAGAAAAAAGTAATACGAACATAGATGTATCGTTATGGAATGCTTATTCAGAATCTTTTTTTCATTTTGAGGCTGAATGGCATACGTCAAATTATGCGGTGATAACTGCTTGGAACCCCTACAGTAATTTGCGGTCAAAGAAAGAGAACTGCATAAGTAATCAAGAGTTAGAAAAACAACTTAAACACGCGAATTACGTGCTCGTTAACGTAGGTGATCGCAGTTTTGAATGGTGTGAAGAGAGTTTTGCGGCGGATATATCATTAGAAGAGGCTGTGCGATTGGCAAAAGTGTTTCAACAAAATGCCATTTACTATGTGATAGATGGTGATCTTTACTTAGTTGCGTGCGCGGCACCGAGCAAAAAACATTGGCTAGGAAAAATTAACGACAGGCTCGTATAA